In the Drosophila takahashii strain IR98-3 E-12201 chromosome 3R, DtakHiC1v2, whole genome shotgun sequence genome, one interval contains:
- the LOC108069637 gene encoding seminase, whose product MQPSWVIVASLLLLVSAGTGSDLDEEPAPRIQPRIFKGKEITNGALGGMGVQLFYKTKLVCTGTLITERHFITAGHCFNNMTLSEFHVIGGQTREFDRHKKLFHKNRLVGLRIHPDFDKESFIGDIAVAKIKYPLRSKYIGYAQVCKSPLYPSDVLTVAGWGSSGRTSDKSTLRSMRVAIVDKGVCERQLKLSLPENVICAGGYNSRTLCAGDSGGPLMFRQQVCGVSTWTYKCGNNAKPDIFMSVRHYSKFVIKAVRDLGFK is encoded by the coding sequence ATGCAACCAAGTTGGGTTATAGTTGCTTCGCTGCTTTTACTAGTCTCCGCTGGAACAGGATCTGACCTAGATGAAGAACCGGCTCCCAGAATCCAACCGAGGATCTTCAAAGGCAAGGAGATTACCAACGGTGCCCTCGGTGGAATGGGGGTGCAATTGTTCTATAAAACCAAGCTCGTCTGCACGGGAACACTCATTACAGAACGGCACTTCATTACGGCAGGCCATTGTTTTAATAACATGACCTTAAGCGAGTTCCACGTAATTGGAGGACAGACGAGGGAGTTCGATCGCCACAAAAAGCTCTTCCATAAGAACCGGCTTGTCGGGTTGCGAATTCATCCGGACTTTGATAAGGAGAGCTTTATCGGCGATATTGCGGTGGCCAAGATAAAGTATCCATTGAGGAGCAAGTACATTGGCTACGCTCAAGTCTGCAAATCGCCTCTTTATCCCAGCGATGTACTCACGGTCGCCGGTTGGGGATCCAGTGGCAGGACCTCGGATAAGAGTACCTTGCGCTCCATGCGGGTGGCCATTGTGGATAAGGGCGTTTGCGAGAGACAACTGAAGCTCTCCTTACCAGAGAATGTCATATGTGCCGGTGGCTATAACAGCAGGACCCTCTGCGCCGGAGACTCCGGCGGACCTTTGATGTTCCGCCAGCAAGTTTGCGGCGTCAGCACGTGGACCTATAAATGCGGCAACAACGCCAAGCCCGATATATTTATGAGTGTACGTCACTATTCTAAATTCGTCATAAAAGCTGTTCGGGATCTGGGCTTCAAGTAA